The following proteins are co-located in the Sporosarcina pasteurii genome:
- the yaaA gene encoding S4 domain-containing protein YaaA → MKDLTIHSEFITLGQFLKMVNVISSGGMAKWYLDEYTVYVNNEPEQRRGKKLRHNDIVEIPEVGKFKIYEETDGSPDVY, encoded by the coding sequence ATGAAAGATCTGACTATCCATTCGGAATTTATAACACTTGGTCAATTTTTAAAGATGGTAAACGTGATTAGTTCAGGTGGCATGGCCAAATGGTATCTGGATGAATATACGGTTTATGTAAATAATGAACCAGAACAAAGACGTGGTAAAAAGCTGCGTCATAATGATATTGTCGAGATTCCTGAAGTAGGTAAATTCAAAATATATGAAGAGACAGACGGATCGCCGGATGTATATTGA